In Weissella tructae, the DNA window GCAATTATGTCTGTTGATTCCTCATTAAAGAGTACACTAGCGGCTAATTACCATGTCGTTGATGTGGCAGAAAATCAAAACGACATGTATTACGTTCTATTTGCCCGTAATGCACATCCACAATTATAAACACATTTAAATTTTTTCTAAAACAACAAATCCTTAGGTGACATACGCTAACCGGATTTGTTGTTTTTTATTACAAAAAATAAAAAAATATAACATGCACATGGTTTATGTATATGCTATATTTTCAATATCAATTAAGATACGTGCTTAACAATTTGCGTATCAAACGAGGAGAATAGATATGGCTACATTAATTGCATTCGCACTAGGTATTTTGTTTATGGCATGGGGATACTACCGTATCAAGACTGATTTTTCAGACAATGAAACACAAGGTCGAAACAACATCATCCAACTTGTATTGAGTGGACAAGCATCTGGAATCGGTCAATTCCTATCTGGTATTGTTTTCATCATCATTGGAATTATTGCATTGTTCGTTCAATAATAATCTCAAGCTAAAACCGCCCGTTATCTAAAAAGATAGCGGGCGGTTTTTATATACATTAACTCTATTACTTGGCTGTCTAATTATCAACAGACTCTTTTAAATCACATTCGTTCATTAAAGTCGAAACCTCTATCCTAATGTTTTCTATATATTTTTAGTCAATTTAAATCGCACTTCATTATGAATTACGTTTATTTAGCCATGCTTTAACTTCATAAACTAATCCAAGCATGAAAAATAAACCTGCTGGTACGAAACCAATGTTTTGCACGCCTTGACCGGGCGTCCAAAACATAGCAATCACCACAATGCCTACACCAAAACAATAAACACCACGCCATACTAAGGGGAGTTGTATCCCATGTTTCTTTAACTGATATGCAAGTATACAACATATCGCCCCAAGAATTGGTCCAATCGCTATCATATTTAACTCCTTCTGTTCAAATGTGTCATGAATATCCTAATAAATAATTCAGATCCATGTAAATCTGCTTGTGTGAGTGTCATTTCATATAATCATTAAAATCAACACTTAATATAAGTACCGCATTACTCATCATAATTTACCCAAAAAACAAAAAGGCCTAGTAGGATTAACGGAATCCGCTTAATTGGAAAACCATCTGTGATCCAAAAGACTATATTAAGGATTACTAAGATAGGAAAAATACTTTTAGTTATTAGTTTTAGGTTCATTAAATAACTAGTACTCCTTTCTTTTCTGAATATAATAAAATACCAACTTCTTCAAAGAAAACCCCAAGTTTGGTAGTTCGTCCTCTACAGGTATAGCACTATTAGGTACACTTCCATTTACTTGTTTTAATCAAATAAATTTTTTCGGGCACCTCATTAACTGACACAATTTGTGAATCTGTTAATGAAACACAATCCAATATCATATCCGAATCAAACAATCCAGTAATGTTATCACTGTTCATAAAATAAACTTCGCCTGATATCCCTCGTAACGTGTTACATATACAAATATACCTTAAAACACCGAAAACGACTGCACCTAGCACTTTACATAGATGTACCAAATGTTGTACATAACGTAAACTATTCTTTACATACTAGGAAACCCCGCACTTTACATACACAAAAACGCTGTCTAACGTACAACACAAATCTAGACGATTTTTATTCTTTGCAACTAATAAAAAACCGTTGATACGATGCGGTTCCCCACTCATATCAACGGTTCAATTATTACTTATCGTCGTTTTTCACATATTTGCGCTGAAAATCAGCAATGTTCTTGTATTCAGGTTGTAGATGACGTGACAAACGAATGAAGATCGGTGCCAAGGCACGATATACTTCGTAATTTTCAGGCTTTGGTTCGTAATCCTTAGATTCCCCAACCATTGTCCCAATCACTTCAATATTATCAACCATCCCTAGGGCCTTTTGCGCCATAACAGTTGCGGCCAACGCACCTGATTCAAACGCAGTTGGCACAGTTACTGTTTGTTCAAAGATATCAGCCATCATTTGTCGCCATAGAGCTGAACGTGCAAATCCACCAGTTGCTTGAACTGACTTCAATTCGCCAGTAACTTCTTCAAGTGCCAAAGAAACCATGTAGATATTGAAGATAATACCTTCAAGAACGGCACGTACCATGTGAGCACGAGTATGATTGTGTGTCAAACCAAAGAATGATCCACGCGCATTCGCGTCCCAGATTGGTGCACGTTCACCACCAAGGTATGGGTGGAATAGCAAACCATCTGCACCGGCTGGTACCTTGCTTGCAATTTCAGTGATCAAGTCATATGAGCTCATTCCCATTAAATCAGCAGTAGACTTTTCCGCATCGAACATGTTGTCACGTGCCCAACGGAAAACATCTCCTCCATTGTTAACTGGTCCACCGACAACCCAGTGAGCCTTATCCAAAGCATACGTAAATGTACGTCCCTTTGGATCAATCTTTGGTGCATCAGTCACAACACGAATGGCTCCTGATGTTCCAATCGTAACAGCCGCAACACCTGGTTGAATAGCATTAACTCCCATGTTTGATAATGGACCGTCACCGGCTCCATAAACAAACGCAGTATCCTTGTCCAATCCCAAAACATCAGCCATCTTATCTGATAGACCGCGTTCAATTTCATAAGGTTCAACTGGTTGTGGCAATTGTTCCTTTGAAAGTCCGGTAACTTCCAATGCTTGTGCATCCCAGTCCAATTCGAAAATGTTGAATAGTCCTGTTCCAGACGCAATAGAAATATCCATCTTGTTTGCACCAAACAAACGGTGGAACAAGTATTCCTTAATTCCTAGGTAGTGGGCAGCGTTATTGTAGATATCTGGCTTCTCATTCTTCAACCAAATAACCTTTGATAAAGGTGCCATTGGGTGAATTGGCGTTCCAGTCTTACTATAAATTTCTTGACCCAAGCCAGTTTCACGTAGTTCTTCAGTGTACTTAACGGCACGATTGTCGGCCCAAGTAATCACACGTGTTAATGGGTTCCAATCAGCATCAAACGCAATTAATGAATGCATAGCTGAACTAAATGAAACAGCCAATACCTTACCATCAGTTGCCTTACTTGCGACTTCTTGGACAGCCTCAATAAATGCACGGTAAATCTCGTCTAGATCTTCTTCCGCCATATCGGGTTCATCACGATATAACTTGTAACCATGATTTGCAGTAGCAATAACCTTCCCTGCTGTATCGAACAAAACTGCTTTAGTTGACGTTGTACCTAAATCAACTCCAATTAAGTAATCCATAAGTGTGCTCCTCTTGTTAACGTTATCTTTTCTTCTCCATTCTATTAGAGTTCAAACTCTTTGGCAACGCTTTCTTCTTGATTTTCGACTCTTCTTGCGAAATAATTCATTTTTTCACAATGAAAGCGTTTTTTATCGCTAAAATAACGCCACTCCCGCATCAACATGTTAACAAGAAACCTTTTAAAACATTTAAAATACGTGAAAAACGCACCAAACAGGCGTTTTTCACAAGTTAATTTTAAATTATCATTCATAATAATAAAATTTTAACGATTCATTGTTTTTTTATTATTAAATAGGAATTTCACAAAAAAAGCACCCAAAGGGTGCTTTTAGCTTTAATTATCCAAATTTGGTCGGTAAACACTACGTTGGTCCAAAGCCCATTGGCGACCGGAAAAAGTCCCTGGTTCTGTGTCTGACAGAGCATTATCAAAACTCTGCATTGCAGCATCCAATTCGTCTAATTGATGTAAAATATTCGCTTCTTTCACAAGCGGACGTACTGGTGAACCATACTCCAGTACACCATGATGTGCTAATACCGTATGACGCAAAACAAGCATATCTTCACTATATAGATCCAAACCTAATTCTTGACTTGCAATCACGATTTGCTCATCAATCAATGTAATATGCCCGATTAAATTACCGGCGGTTGTATATTTTGTCGCGACTGGTCCACTTAATTCAATCACTTTCCCTAAATCATGTAATAGTGCACCTGCATACAATAGACTAGCATTCACATCTTTATACTGTGCCACAATTGCTTCTGCTAAATGTGCAATTGAAAGGGAATGGAAAGCCAACCCACCAGCAAAGGCGTGGTGATTTGATTTAGCCGCTGGAAATTGATAAAACGCGTCATGATACTTCGTTACTAAATGGCGCACGACTCTTTGCCATGTCGGATTCAAAATTTGGAATAAGATTTTTGAAACTTCTTCTTCCATTTCAGCTGCCCGTACAGGTGCTGCTTGCATGTAGTCAGCTGGATTTTGTGGTTCTCCTACTGCAGCAGGACGAATGGCTAACACCTTCAATTGTGGACGCTCTTGATACATCTGCTTAACTGCAGAAATACGGACTACAATCCCGGGCGTTAAAGTATGTGTCTCCTCAGGATTAATATCCCACAACATACCGCGGACTTCCATTGAACGGTCCGCCACTTCAACTGCCAAATATGGCTTCCCTTGGCTCGTTGTTCGCACATCCGCTTCTTTTAACAAAACAAATGCATCGAATTTTTCATCAAATTTAAAATCTTTTAGCTGATCCATTATGTCCCTCCTACAAGATTACTTGGTCTGGTTCTGTCATTGCATCTTTCGTAAAGTAAAAAATTTGTTGCTCACTACTTTGTGTTCTTAATAATGATAACAGAGCTGATTGACGCTCAACATCAAAATCCACAAATGCATCGTCAATTAACAACGGCATATTAACTTGCGCTTGTAATTCTGAAATCATTGCTAGACGAAGAGCCACATACAATTGTTGCGCGGTTCCTCGTGATAATCGACGCACATCCCACGTTTGATTCTGGTAGTCCGTGATTTCAAAATTCTTTTCAGTCCAAGTCACATGTTGATATTGCCCTTTCGTTAGGGTCTGTAAATAACGATCTGCTTGTTGTTCTAAGCGAGGCCATCGATCATTGTTTGCTGCATCAAAACTCTGACGCGTCCATTGCGCAGCCATTTGCAAAGCAAAATAATCACGCATATCATTAATTAATTCACTTTCCCAATTCTCAACCATTTGTCGTTGTTGACGCAAGGATTGATCACTACCTAGTCGATCTAATTGGACTTCTAATTGTGCAATTTGCGCATGCTTTTGTTGTAAGACATCAGCCAAATCATCCACACTATGCATAATGCCTTCTTGTTCAGTTACATCTGCCAATTGCGTGCGTAAAATTTGTTGTCGTTGCTCTTGTCGTGATATTTCAGCTAACTGTTCACGTCGAACATCAAAATCTGCATCGGAAGAAATGCCCAGCTCATGATATCGAGCAGCTAATTGTTGCTCTACCTGACGGTAACTTTCATTTTGATGTGTTAACTTTCCGATTTCTTGCGCTACTTGTTGTCTTGATACCGCAATGTTAGTCGCATCATTAACCATGAATCCTAGTTGCTCTAACTGCTCAATTAAGCGGGCATCGCGTGGTGTTGATACAGTCGTTGTTGTTTCAACGGCTGACTTATTGGGTAAAAATAATGCACCAGCAATGACAATACCTAACAACACACCAATCATAGGTTTCCCTAGTAAACTGCCCAGTAATACACCACCTACAAATACCAAAACCATATACATCCAAGGCAGCTCGCTACGATTCGTTGTCTGTTGTCGTGTCGCCACAGGTTGTGCAGATAACTGAGCCAACAAACGTTCAATGTCGTACCAACGGCTAACATCGTCAGACGTATACTGACTCGCCAATGTGTTTTGCATAACTTGAATATCGGTCACATCTGACTCACGTAACTTTGGTGGTTGCGCCGCCAA includes these proteins:
- the gntK gene encoding gluconokinase, with the translated sequence MDYLIGVDLGTTSTKAVLFDTAGKVIATANHGYKLYRDEPDMAEEDLDEIYRAFIEAVQEVASKATDGKVLAVSFSSAMHSLIAFDADWNPLTRVITWADNRAVKYTEELRETGLGQEIYSKTGTPIHPMAPLSKVIWLKNEKPDIYNNAAHYLGIKEYLFHRLFGANKMDISIASGTGLFNIFELDWDAQALEVTGLSKEQLPQPVEPYEIERGLSDKMADVLGLDKDTAFVYGAGDGPLSNMGVNAIQPGVAAVTIGTSGAIRVVTDAPKIDPKGRTFTYALDKAHWVVGGPVNNGGDVFRWARDNMFDAEKSTADLMGMSSYDLITEIASKVPAGADGLLFHPYLGGERAPIWDANARGSFFGLTHNHTRAHMVRAVLEGIIFNIYMVSLALEEVTGELKSVQATGGFARSALWRQMMADIFEQTVTVPTAFESGALAATVMAQKALGMVDNIEVIGTMVGESKDYEPKPENYEVYRALAPIFIRLSRHLQPEYKNIADFQRKYVKNDDK
- a CDS encoding 3'-5' exoribonuclease YhaM family protein: MDQLKDFKFDEKFDAFVLLKEADVRTTSQGKPYLAVEVADRSMEVRGMLWDINPEETHTLTPGIVVRISAVKQMYQERPQLKVLAIRPAAVGEPQNPADYMQAAPVRAAEMEEEVSKILFQILNPTWQRVVRHLVTKYHDAFYQFPAAKSNHHAFAGGLAFHSLSIAHLAEAIVAQYKDVNASLLYAGALLHDLGKVIELSGPVATKYTTAGNLIGHITLIDEQIVIASQELGLDLYSEDMLVLRHTVLAHHGVLEYGSPVRPLVKEANILHQLDELDAAMQSFDNALSDTEPGTFSGRQWALDQRSVYRPNLDN
- a CDS encoding ATP-binding protein: MKITKIHIDHFGCWQNQQFEFTDGLQIVSGLNGTGKTTLHAYIQGMLFGFPSAKSATTTYENQSATAIYGGRLWFTHNGVCYELARHQRTNSTVILKNAVTNQEFANPEDMLSQMMAPLTPALYQSIYQFNQDDLLEILTLKPTELLERLRVIGIPNAQGWLRQSDEWVKEAESSLGKTVTAKRPINQKIAQLEEAKATLHRMEQGLPQLEEVEQQITSLKSDVQTLQSQQTQQVVADQYQKLQEQLQEVDSWLAAQPPKLRESDVTDIQVMQNTLASQYTSDDVSRWYDIERLLAQLSAQPVATRQQTTNRSELPWMYMVLVFVGGVLLGSLLGKPMIGVLLGIVIAGALFLPNKSAVETTTTVSTPRDARLIEQLEQLGFMVNDATNIAVSRQQVAQEIGKLTHQNESYRQVEQQLAARYHELGISSDADFDVRREQLAEISRQEQRQQILRTQLADVTEQEGIMHSVDDLADVLQQKHAQIAQLEVQLDRLGSDQSLRQQRQMVENWESELINDMRDYFALQMAAQWTRQSFDAANNDRWPRLEQQADRYLQTLTKGQYQHVTWTEKNFEITDYQNQTWDVRRLSRGTAQQLYVALRLAMISELQAQVNMPLLIDDAFVDFDVERQSALLSLLRTQSSEQQIFYFTKDAMTEPDQVIL